A genomic stretch from Salarias fasciatus chromosome 10, fSalaFa1.1, whole genome shotgun sequence includes:
- the LOC115395607 gene encoding ATP-sensitive inward rectifier potassium channel 1-like: MVSLSSSRMFQLFQPAGQRSRRTRLVTKDGHCNIEFGNVEHGNHFAYLLDLWTTFVEIRWRFVLLLFVASFTGSWFAFSLLWYWIAQTNGDLSGQNRTDGHVRCIDNVHGLTTAFLYSLETQTTIGYGGRAPTGHCAGTVALVVVQSLVGVFINCFMCGVILAKISLPKKRAKTVTFSATAAVCLTKGRLCLLIRVANLRKTLLIGSQIYGKLLRTTGTADGETIILDQVDVDFAVDAGKDNLFFVCPLTLYHVINKSSPFYELSADTLPHQDFELVVFLDGTAESTSSSCQVRTSYVPQEIQWGFSFLPIVSHTKTGKYHVDFSNFSKSVQVPTPHCARCFETDSDQKNHNNHSGRQKKGIDNPGFHVIDIHDSVDITKM; the protein is encoded by the exons ATGGTCTCCCTGAGCAG CTCCAGGATGTTCCAGCTCTTCCAGCCGGCCGGACAGCGAAGCCGCAGAACCCGGCTGGTCACCAAGGACGGTCACTGCAACATCGAGTTCGGCAACGTGGAGCACGGCAACCACTTTGCGTACCTGCTGGACCTGTGGACCACGTTTGTGGAGATCCGCTGGCGCttcgtgctgctgctgttcgtGGCGTCCTTCACCGGCAGCTGGTTCGCCTTCAGCCTGCTGTGGTACTGGATCGCTCAGACCAACGGCGACCTGAGCGGCCAGAACCGCACGGACGGACATGTCCGGTGCATCGACAACGTGCACGGCCTGACCACGGCCTTCCTGTACTCGCTGGAGACGCAGACCACCATCGGCTACGGCGGCCGGGCGCCGACCGGACACTGCGCCGGCACGGTGGCTCTGGTCGTCGTCCAGTCTCTCGTCGGAGTCTTCATCAACTGCTTCATGTGCGGAGTCATCCTCGCCAAAATCTCCCTTCCCAAGAAAAGAGCGAAGACGGTGACGTTCAGCGCCACGGCGGCGGTCTGCCTGACGAAGGGACGCCTGTGCCTCCTGATCCGAGTGGCCAACCTGAGGAAGACCCTGCTGATCGGGAGCCAGATCTACGGCAAGCTGCTGAGGACCACCGGCACGGCGGACGGAGAGACCATcatcctggaccaggtggacgTCGACTTCGCGGTCGACGCCGGCAAGGACAACCTGTTCTTCGTGTGTCCGCTGACGCTCTACCACGTGATCAACAAGTCCAGCCCGTTCTACGAGCTGTCGGCCGACACGCTGCCCCACCAGGACTTCGAGCTGGTGGTCTTTCTGGACGGGACGGCCGAgtccaccagctcctcctgccaggTCCGCACCTCCTACGTCCCGCAGGAGATCCAGTGGGGCTTCAGCTTCCTGCCCATCGTCTCCCACACCAAGACGGGTAAATACCACGTGGATTTCTCCAACTTCTCCAAAAGTGTGCAGGTCCCCACGCCGCACTGCGCCCGCTGCTTCGAGACGGACTCGGACCAGaagaaccacaacaaccacagcGGCCGGCAGAAGAAGGGCATCGACAACCCGGGATTCCACGTGATCGACATCCACGACTCTGTCGACATCACCAAGATGTGA